In Glycine max cultivar Williams 82 chromosome 4, Glycine_max_v4.0, whole genome shotgun sequence, the genomic stretch ttatttattcaaaatatttatttattataaattttatttataacataatatgtatatttaaaatatttatttattatagtttatttatataaatataaatatttatcttttatattgtTCAAACTAAAATACTAGTAATAGTTATTTCGTAATTGAATTGTTTGGTAGAGTTACAAGAAAAATTAtacctttcatcatcatctattaaccattttttttctttttttattacgtGTTtacaaactattaaaaaaacatttatcatatctaaaatataaaaaaaattatacttatttttagataactttaaataattaacattttatgttacatattatatatttgggTAAAAAggttatttggtttttgaaaatataCAATCACATTAATCCAACCATTACATACAATTTAAGTGATAATATGAacatatatttaagaataaaaacgacattaagttattaaatatttaagaataaaaaaacatatatatatatatatatatatatatatatatatatatatatatatatattcagaaaTTCATGTGAAGTAGCTtggcatttaaaaaaaaaaaaaggataatgtATCCTGTAAATTTATAAACACATGATAAACAATTCTCTAATTGGGCGTCAAAATCTGAATCTTGTTCCTGCCTGGGAAAACAACGATTCTATCATATGAATCAGCGCTGTTTGGGGTTGTCTCCTACTCCTACACCCTGAATTGAAGCCCGCCTTTGTTTTCCTCCAATTCACTTCTTCGCTAGCTCCTGCTTCCACATTCCCTTTGTAAGTCTCTGCCAAACACGCCTTCGTTTTctggttttgttttatttatttatatttgcatGTCACTGGTGAAAGATGAAACGCGAAACGCTTCCATTTGCTTTCAAGATTTGGTTTcggaaaaacattttcaacaatTTTTAGTTCTTGGTCCTCGTCTTTATGACGATTGAATTCTGGGTAAAGAAGAACGGCATGACGCTGATTAGTGGATGTGATCCGTGCTACGGCGTGTTTGTTTGTGTTAGTCTAGGCaattgtttctgtttttttgtgTGCTTAATGCATTATTTTGCGGTGAAACTAACAAGTTGGAACCTGTGGGTTTTCTTAGCCCGGATTCGAACTATAATGGCTTGTGGGAGTAAGAGCGGGAAAAGTGAGATCAGTGAAGGAGGTGCAAATGATTCAGTGGCTGTGGGAGATGTGATATTTGTCAAGCTTCGCGGTAGCTCATGGTGGCCTGTACAGGTAAGTCAATTTTCATGCTTGCTGGTTTCTATGACCTCATGAAAGGCAAAATACCTTGTTTAATGTTAACTAATTGAtgtttaaattatcttttttaaaatgattgacTTTGTTGTAGGTTGTTGATGAAAATAGTGTTAATAAGAGTGTTAAACCGAGCAAACGGACCAAACGATTGCCGGGAGACATCCTTGTTAGGCATTATGGAAGCTATACATAGTCAGTAGTACTTTTTCATATTTACGTTCTATACAATTTAGTGCATGTTTGAATCAACGCACGTACTTTTGAAAGGTGGGCAATGGTTATCCAAACGTGCACTTGCACATTTAATTCCTTGTAACAGGCCTTGTTTCCTTCTGCAGCTCATATGCTGATCCTATTAAATGTCGTGATGAGTTTAAGAGGGTAAGTTGATATTTGGTATATGTGCTAACTTTTTGTCTCTTTGTAAATATCATGGGTTTGGCATGGGTTTCTCTGCGCTTATATGTCTGAGCTTTCAGATACTTGAGCGTAATGATGGTTCTCTCAAGAAAGTACTTCTACAGACTCTTGAACAGGTACCCATACTTTCTTCGTTTGGA encodes the following:
- the LOC100787568 gene encoding uncharacterized protein; the encoded protein is MACGSKSGKSEISEGGANDSVAVGDVIFVKLRGSSWWPVQVVDENSVNKSVKPSKRTKRLPGDILVRHYGSYTYSYADPIKCRDEFKRILERNDGSLKKVLLQTLEQDLPSTKSRRSKGSSSKPKGTSSKDAAGKRKSNWEDKEQNKNKQKETLNVDDPACQSWETSSLGKSPELSSRRIRVMENLGLVAPAGSPFEKKDAHKYKKAS